The following are from one region of the Amedibacterium intestinale genome:
- a CDS encoding cupin domain-containing protein, giving the protein MKDREDQIFESGEKNDAFAQYFVGQSYLNMLTTSPVGVANVTFEPSCRNNWHIHHKGGQILLVTAGKGYYQEWGKPAQELHPGDVVNIPPEVKHWHGAAKDSWFSHLAIEVPADGASNEWCEALSDEEYNAL; this is encoded by the coding sequence ATGAAAGACAGAGAAGATCAGATTTTTGAAAGTGGAGAGAAAAACGATGCATTTGCACAGTATTTTGTTGGGCAAAGTTATTTAAACATGTTAACAACATCTCCTGTTGGAGTCGCAAATGTTACGTTTGAACCTTCTTGTAGAAACAACTGGCACATTCATCATAAAGGTGGACAGATTTTATTAGTAACTGCGGGAAAAGGATATTATCAGGAATGGGGAAAACCTGCTCAGGAACTTCATCCTGGAGATGTTGTAAATATTCCACCTGAAGTAAAACATTGGCATGGTGCTGCCAAAGATAGCTGGTTTAGCCATCTTGCGATTGAAGTTCCAGCAGATGGAGCATCCAATGAATGGTGTGAAGCGCTAAGTGATGAAGAATATAATGCTTTATAG
- a CDS encoding carboxymuconolactone decarboxylase family protein, with translation MKFYETDAEFMERFQYFVEEEVEKKLDKDVDEKTKSLAILAALLGSQSLALFKEKVLEYVTETLTPVEIKELVYQAVDYAGFGKVYPFLQAVNEAFQEKEIALPLEIQSTTTLKNRLEKGEAAQVEIFGAHMKDAWKSSTINYYLASNCFGDYYTRTGLNLKQREIVTFCILMAQGGCEPQVIAHAKGNMNLGNDAQFLENIVLECLPYIGYPRSLNALSCVNKAKE, from the coding sequence ATGAAATTTTATGAAACAGATGCAGAATTTATGGAGAGATTTCAATATTTTGTAGAAGAGGAAGTGGAAAAGAAGCTGGATAAGGATGTAGATGAAAAAACAAAAAGTTTAGCAATCCTGGCGGCTTTGTTAGGTTCACAGTCGCTTGCGTTATTTAAAGAAAAGGTTTTAGAATATGTTACAGAAACATTGACACCGGTAGAAATAAAAGAACTCGTTTATCAGGCAGTTGATTATGCAGGTTTTGGGAAAGTATATCCATTTTTACAAGCGGTGAATGAAGCTTTCCAGGAAAAAGAAATTGCACTTCCATTAGAAATACAAAGTACGACAACACTTAAAAATCGTTTAGAAAAAGGAGAAGCTGCACAGGTAGAAATCTTTGGGGCACATATGAAGGATGCATGGAAAAGCAGCACGATCAATTATTATTTAGCTTCCAATTGTTTTGGGGATTATTATACAAGAACTGGACTGAATCTAAAACAAAGAGAAATTGTTACATTTTGTATTTTGATGGCACAAGGGGGATGTGAACCACAGGTCATTGCCCATGCGAAAGGGAATATGAATCTTGGAAATGATGCACAGTTTTTAGAAAATATCGTATTGGAATGTTTGCCTTATATTGGTTATCCTAGAAGTTTAAATGCTCTTTCCTGTGTAAACAAAGCAAAAGAGTAG
- a CDS encoding aldo/keto reductase, with protein MQYVRLGNSDLMVSRICMGCMGFGDAQNGQHTWTLDEAHSREIIKRGLELGVNFFDTAIAYQSGTSERYLGRALRDFAKREDVVVATKFLPRTQEEIDMGITGQQHIERMLNKSLENLGMDYVDLYIYHMWDYQTPLYDIMEGLNEMVKAGKVRYIGISNCYAYQLAQANALADKYGFAKFISIQGHYNLLFREEEREMAKICAQDNIAMTPYSALAGGRLSKHPGETSKRLVEDSYAKLKYDASAKQDQIIIDRVSELADKYKVSMSEISLAWLLTKVESPVVGSTKLSHIEGAAKAVDLKLSEEDIAYLEECYVPHPLVGVMAQNTQETSKSKHVWSTGNQKI; from the coding sequence ATGCAATATGTCAGACTTGGTAATTCAGATTTAATGGTATCTCGTATTTGTATGGGATGTATGGGATTTGGAGATGCGCAAAACGGCCAGCATACATGGACCTTGGATGAAGCACATTCTCGTGAAATTATTAAGCGAGGATTAGAATTAGGTGTAAACTTTTTTGATACTGCCATTGCCTATCAAAGTGGTACAAGTGAGCGCTACCTTGGACGTGCACTTCGTGACTTTGCGAAAAGAGAAGATGTCGTTGTTGCGACAAAATTTCTTCCAAGAACACAGGAAGAAATTGATATGGGGATTACAGGGCAGCAGCATATAGAAAGAATGTTAAACAAAAGTCTTGAAAATTTAGGAATGGATTATGTAGATTTATATATTTATCATATGTGGGATTATCAAACACCGCTTTATGATATTATGGAAGGATTAAATGAAATGGTAAAAGCAGGGAAAGTACGCTATATTGGAATTTCCAACTGCTATGCTTATCAGCTTGCACAGGCAAATGCACTTGCGGATAAATATGGATTTGCGAAGTTTATTTCTATTCAGGGACATTATAATTTGTTATTTCGTGAAGAAGAAAGAGAAATGGCAAAAATATGTGCGCAGGATAATATTGCCATGACTCCTTACAGTGCTTTAGCTGGAGGAAGACTTTCAAAACATCCTGGGGAAACTTCAAAACGTCTAGTGGAAGACAGCTATGCGAAATTAAAATATGATGCCAGTGCAAAACAAGATCAAATCATAATCGATCGAGTGAGTGAATTGGCAGATAAATATAAGGTAAGCATGAGTGAAATATCTCTTGCATGGCTTCTTACAAAAGTAGAATCTCCAGTTGTAGGAAGCACCAAATTATCACACATTGAAGGGGCTGCAAAAGCGGTTGATTTGAAATTAAGTGAAGAAGATATTGCGTATTTGGAAGAATGTTATGTACCTCATCCATTAGTAGGTGTGATGGCACAAAATACACAGGAAACTTCTAAAAGTAAACATGTATGGTCAACAGGAAATCAGAAAATATAG
- a CDS encoding MATE family efflux transporter gives MKSDSIVIENKEKRMFFTNETLRAMIIPLFLEQLLVMLVGLADTFVVSFVGEAAVSGVSLVNSFNTIFIYLFTALASGGAVVVSQYIGRKWHTKAKEGISQLLMISVLFSLFLSLCILPFGKSLLQLLFGRVESSVMDACITYLRISVFSYPALAVYNAGATLYRSIGKTKTTMHISILSNIINVIGNIIGVFVLRAGVAGVAYPSLLARSFSAVVITVLCFKEHDGIRYDKKYIFKWDKEMLSRILRVAIPNGIESGIFQFVKVALSSVIALFGTYQIAANGIAQSIWSVAALVGVTMGPVYITVIGQCMGSKDIQQAVYFLKKLTKITVVFSIVWNLLVFAITPFMINFFSVGEETKHLVILLVLVHNICNALAYPFADPFGKGLRAAGDVKYTMYISLGTTIGVRLILSYLFGIMLHMGVMGIAYAMCLDWISRGLIFYLRFRSGKWKEFTLI, from the coding sequence TGAAACACTGCGTGCCATGATCATACCATTGTTTCTAGAACAGCTTCTTGTGATGCTGGTAGGACTGGCAGATACTTTTGTGGTAAGTTTTGTAGGAGAAGCTGCAGTATCTGGAGTATCACTGGTAAATTCGTTTAATACGATTTTTATATATTTATTTACAGCACTGGCATCTGGAGGAGCCGTTGTTGTTAGTCAGTATATAGGAAGAAAATGGCATACAAAGGCAAAGGAAGGAATTAGTCAGCTGCTTATGATTTCTGTTTTATTTTCGCTGTTTCTTTCTTTATGTATCTTGCCTTTTGGCAAGTCATTGTTACAGCTATTGTTTGGTCGTGTAGAAAGCAGTGTTATGGATGCATGCATTACCTATTTACGAATATCGGTATTTTCCTATCCTGCATTAGCTGTTTATAATGCAGGGGCTACCTTGTATCGAAGCATTGGAAAAACAAAGACAACGATGCATATTTCTATTTTATCCAATATCATTAATGTGATTGGAAACATCATTGGTGTATTTGTACTTCGTGCTGGAGTTGCAGGTGTTGCTTATCCTTCTTTGCTTGCACGCAGTTTCTCTGCCGTTGTCATTACCGTTTTATGTTTCAAAGAACATGATGGAATACGATATGATAAAAAATATATTTTTAAATGGGATAAAGAAATGCTGTCTCGTATTTTAAGAGTTGCGATTCCTAATGGCATAGAAAGTGGTATCTTTCAATTTGTAAAAGTAGCGCTTAGCAGCGTGATTGCATTGTTTGGTACATATCAGATTGCCGCCAATGGAATTGCGCAAAGCATATGGAGTGTTGCGGCTTTGGTTGGTGTTACGATGGGACCTGTATATATTACGGTTATTGGACAGTGCATGGGTTCAAAAGATATACAGCAGGCAGTTTACTTTTTAAAAAAACTAACAAAGATTACAGTTGTTTTTTCAATAGTATGGAATTTACTAGTTTTTGCCATTACACCATTTATGATAAATTTCTTTTCTGTCGGTGAAGAGACAAAACATTTGGTAATTCTTTTAGTTCTTGTACATAATATATGCAATGCCCTTGCCTACCCTTTTGCCGATCCATTTGGAAAAGGGTTAAGAGCTGCGGGTGATGTAAAATATACTATGTATATCTCGTTAGGAACGACCATCGGTGTACGTTTGATTCTTTCTTATTTATTTGGAATCATGCTTCATATGGGTGTAATGGGAATTGCGTATGCGATGTGTTTAGACTGGATAAGCAGAGGTCTTATATTTTATCTAAGGTTTCGATCAGGTAAATGGAAAGAATTTACCTTGATTTAA